A region of Chiloscyllium plagiosum isolate BGI_BamShark_2017 chromosome 37, ASM401019v2, whole genome shotgun sequence DNA encodes the following proteins:
- the LOC122541413 gene encoding CCN family member 1-like isoform X1 yields the protein MTVSAMNKFLTAMGSRRKRGLCSLRLDGSLMLWCGYLLFLGQSSLADVAKCPAQCHCPKPMPCHPSVPLVLDDCGCCSVCARQFNEECGLLRPCDRDRGLRCQLEARTNATTGICRASNVGRPCFLNGRVFQHGESFMKNCRLQCSCREGRAHCSPLCPEKLPAPPASCADARPVKVAGTCCERWKCVTPRSGDRKAWAPPEWREFVTGLAKAVKSPNAAPRKLETKHKALNPDRLDVKRYFDRPELKGQLKRQNFSYPDCLVRNTKWSTCSQTCGIGISSRLSTNNTWCHPKWETRLCQIRPCDMLNEVNLQGGKRCRNSKKELEPRLISYQGCTSLRKYKPKYCGLCTDGRCCYPAETRTMRVRFYCLVRGFIVKHVMKIKRCECNWQCQYQSAHFWLDNDKPYRSINRQMGTKGIHGNF from the exons ATGACGG TTTCAGCGATGAACAAGTTTCTAACAGCCATGGGCTCCAGGAGGAAGAGAGGTCTCTGTAGTTTGAGACTGGATGGCAGTCTGATGTTGTGGTGCGGGTATCTCCTGTTCCTGGGACAATCCAGCCTCGCTGATGTG GCAAAGTGCCCCGCACAGTGTCACTGCCCAAAACCCATGCCGTGCCATCCAAGCGTGCCCCTGGTTCTAGACGACTGCGGCTGCTGCTCAGTTTGTGCTCGGCAGTTCAATGAGGAATGTGGCTTGCTTCGACCTTGTGACCGTGACCGCGGGCTCCGCTGCCAATTGGAGGCCAGGACAAATGCCACAACCGGAATCTGCAGAG CCAGCAACGTGGGACGGCCTTGCTTCCTGAACGGCAGAGTTTTCCAACACGGCGAGAGCTTTATGAAgaattgcaggctgcagtgcagcTGCCGGGAGGGCAGGGCCCACTGCTCCCCGCTGTGCCCGGAGAAGCTGCCTGCGCCGCCCGCCTCCTGCGCGGACGCTCGGCCCGTCAAGGTGGCTGGCACCTGCTGCGAGCGCTGGAAGTGCGTGACGCCCCGCTCAGGGGACCGCAAGGCGTGGGCGCCACCCGAGTGGAGGGAGTTTGTCACCGGCCTCGCGAAAGCGGTCAAGTCGCCGAATGCAGCGCCCCGAAAGTTGGAAACAAAACACAAGGCCTTGAACCCTGACCGCCTGGATGTCAAACGCTACTTTGACCGCCCTG AGCTGAAAGGTCAATTGAAGAGACAAAACTTCAGCTATCCTGATTGCCTGGTCAGGAACACAAAGTGGTCGACCTGTTCGCAGACCTGTGGCATAGGAATTTCATCCAGACTAAGCACCAACAACACCTGGTGTCATCCGAAATGGGAGACTAGATTGTGCCAGATCCGGCCCTGTGATATGCTCAATGAGGTCAATCTCCAG GGAGGCAAGAGGTGTCGGAACAGCAAGAAGGAGCTAGAGCCCAGGCTGATTTCTTACCAAGGTTGCACCAGCCTGAGGAAATACAAGCCCAAGTACTGTGGCCTGTGCACGGATGGGCGCTGCTGTTACCCTGCTGAGACCAGGACCATGAGAGTGCGTTTCTACTGCCTGGTCAGAGGATTTATTGTCAAGCACGTCATGAAGATCAAGAGGTGTGAATGTAACTGGCAATGCCAGTACCAGAGTGCCCACTTCTGGTTAGACAATGACAAACCCTACAGGTCCATTAACCGACAGATGGGTACCAAAGGCATTCATGGAAATTTTTAA
- the LOC122541413 gene encoding CCN family member 1-like isoform X2 encodes MNKFLTAMGSRRKRGLCSLRLDGSLMLWCGYLLFLGQSSLADVAKCPAQCHCPKPMPCHPSVPLVLDDCGCCSVCARQFNEECGLLRPCDRDRGLRCQLEARTNATTGICRASNVGRPCFLNGRVFQHGESFMKNCRLQCSCREGRAHCSPLCPEKLPAPPASCADARPVKVAGTCCERWKCVTPRSGDRKAWAPPEWREFVTGLAKAVKSPNAAPRKLETKHKALNPDRLDVKRYFDRPELKGQLKRQNFSYPDCLVRNTKWSTCSQTCGIGISSRLSTNNTWCHPKWETRLCQIRPCDMLNEVNLQGGKRCRNSKKELEPRLISYQGCTSLRKYKPKYCGLCTDGRCCYPAETRTMRVRFYCLVRGFIVKHVMKIKRCECNWQCQYQSAHFWLDNDKPYRSINRQMGTKGIHGNF; translated from the exons ATGAACAAGTTTCTAACAGCCATGGGCTCCAGGAGGAAGAGAGGTCTCTGTAGTTTGAGACTGGATGGCAGTCTGATGTTGTGGTGCGGGTATCTCCTGTTCCTGGGACAATCCAGCCTCGCTGATGTG GCAAAGTGCCCCGCACAGTGTCACTGCCCAAAACCCATGCCGTGCCATCCAAGCGTGCCCCTGGTTCTAGACGACTGCGGCTGCTGCTCAGTTTGTGCTCGGCAGTTCAATGAGGAATGTGGCTTGCTTCGACCTTGTGACCGTGACCGCGGGCTCCGCTGCCAATTGGAGGCCAGGACAAATGCCACAACCGGAATCTGCAGAG CCAGCAACGTGGGACGGCCTTGCTTCCTGAACGGCAGAGTTTTCCAACACGGCGAGAGCTTTATGAAgaattgcaggctgcagtgcagcTGCCGGGAGGGCAGGGCCCACTGCTCCCCGCTGTGCCCGGAGAAGCTGCCTGCGCCGCCCGCCTCCTGCGCGGACGCTCGGCCCGTCAAGGTGGCTGGCACCTGCTGCGAGCGCTGGAAGTGCGTGACGCCCCGCTCAGGGGACCGCAAGGCGTGGGCGCCACCCGAGTGGAGGGAGTTTGTCACCGGCCTCGCGAAAGCGGTCAAGTCGCCGAATGCAGCGCCCCGAAAGTTGGAAACAAAACACAAGGCCTTGAACCCTGACCGCCTGGATGTCAAACGCTACTTTGACCGCCCTG AGCTGAAAGGTCAATTGAAGAGACAAAACTTCAGCTATCCTGATTGCCTGGTCAGGAACACAAAGTGGTCGACCTGTTCGCAGACCTGTGGCATAGGAATTTCATCCAGACTAAGCACCAACAACACCTGGTGTCATCCGAAATGGGAGACTAGATTGTGCCAGATCCGGCCCTGTGATATGCTCAATGAGGTCAATCTCCAG GGAGGCAAGAGGTGTCGGAACAGCAAGAAGGAGCTAGAGCCCAGGCTGATTTCTTACCAAGGTTGCACCAGCCTGAGGAAATACAAGCCCAAGTACTGTGGCCTGTGCACGGATGGGCGCTGCTGTTACCCTGCTGAGACCAGGACCATGAGAGTGCGTTTCTACTGCCTGGTCAGAGGATTTATTGTCAAGCACGTCATGAAGATCAAGAGGTGTGAATGTAACTGGCAATGCCAGTACCAGAGTGCCCACTTCTGGTTAGACAATGACAAACCCTACAGGTCCATTAACCGACAGATGGGTACCAAAGGCATTCATGGAAATTTTTAA